One window of the Lytechinus pictus isolate F3 Inbred chromosome 5, Lp3.0, whole genome shotgun sequence genome contains the following:
- the LOC135154193 gene encoding putative mediator of RNA polymerase II transcription subunit 26, translating into MGQETGQKKAVDRKRPNPDSPNLTGTTDAINRTLAMRLEEGSSSSGVRGDASPAKKPCVDNKQLPGQVPTPNQYIQQQDPNRMGANHQAQPIDNGVTNQMVEGASVADSIEGVQALDLLNDIGNTDDFMRLLDDPNGTQLDEMMKSGQFNPDTILSELARLENNLSKQLGEMPDIATNSPRSQDPNKQSEMKPDTGSNSAESGVVFKTENSDSYDPMMRGPPNTVATEAVPKGGPLPSIIEFKPNTGKNVMIKQEPQQISASQAARAAFNGQNVQTAVSSGAQNIVPQVNHLTSMQATATSASVMNPSLRGSFVSGASGQQGNFLNAQQQQQLNSRQFLQNAPMANQQNPHSRMPNPVLNSNMNPSMTDQLTQFANNAMRGQSPQHGRLPSIMQSFIQDRGQNMALSSGQAGNMLPGQASQFVGHPQQSQRTANPEILQRLQNPPHYNAGAEQRKFMANSYGQSPQQGHNMQQGNNQMLIPRRPPPRYDETPHRNSMPFQGTVNQGMPQQLGQQGGMMTHMGGQPNVRSITPGTSLQGHPNNGMAAGGANLAPHSSMMQGMAQQQPQQRGLMSRLTPQLRRQQMMQQNMRTMQQSAAMGNQMNMGTVPPSAVNMGQAGVAQYHQRHLPGQWPANQLLQQRMQQQTSNFQGNNMMQQSYSTQSRFPQRNVMDSGSNMRTFQNITSQGGISNATNTNPSIMAQQQFVGQPQQSQQQQAQQPTQQQQQQPQQQPVQGNPIAAMQNGSSVSATNQTFGNNAQQMQMAMIPESNNQQPQQQQQQQSGSTEMLELLDNIIKNDGTPRTNSHV; encoded by the exons atgggtcaggaaactggccag AAAAAGGCGGTGGATCGGAAACGACCCAACCCCGACTCTCCCAATCTGACAGGGACGACAGACGCGATCAACAGGACCCTTGCTATGCGGCTGGAAGAAGGCAGTTCCAGCAGCGGCGTCAGAGGGGATGCTTCGCCGGCTAAGAAGCCATGTGTGGACAACAAGCAATTACCAGGGCAGGTGCCCACCCCAAACCAGTACATCCAGCAACAAGATCCCAACAGGATGGGTGCCAATCACCAGGCACAGCCTATTGACAATGGCGTCACCAACCAGATGGTTGAGGGAGCTTCTGTAGCGGATAGCATCGAGGGTGTCCAAGCACTAGACTTGCTCAACGATATCGGCAACACGGATGATTTCATGCGTTTGTTGGACGATCCCAATGGAACGCAGTTGGATGAGATGATGAAATCTGGTCAGTTCAACCCAGACACTATTCTATCTGAACTGGCCAGGCTCGAGAACAATTTGAGTAAGCAGCTCGGAGAAATGCCAGACATAGCCACAAACTCACCACGGAGTCAGGATCCAAATAAGCAGAGTGAAATGAAACCTGACACTGGTTCCAATAGTGCCGAATCTGGAGTGGTCTTCAAAACTGAGAATTCAGACTCTTATGACCCCATGATGAGGGGGCCTCCAAATACTGTTGCTACCGAAGCAGTGCCAAAAGGTGGACCATTGCCTAGTATAATTGAATTTAAACCCAATACAGGAAAGAATGTAATGATCAAACAAGAACCGCAGCAAATCAGTGCTTCACAGGCTGCACGGGCCGCGTTTAATGGACAAAATGTGCAGACAGCTGTGAGTAGTGGTGCCCAGAACATTGTACCCCAGGTAAATCATCTAACTTCAATGCAGGCCACTGCTACATCGGCATCAGTCATGAATCCCTCTCTGAGAGGGTCGTTTGTGAGTGGTGCTTCAGGGCAGCAAGGAAACTTCTTGAATGCACAGCAACAGCAGCAGTTAAATAGTAGGCAGTTTCTCCAGAACGCTCCCATGGCCAACCAACAAAACCCTCATTCAAGGATGCCCAATCCAGTGCTCAACAGTAATATGAACCCTTCCATGACAGACCAACTTACGCAATTTGCAAACAATGCTATGCGCGGACAGTCTCCCCAACATGGGAGACTACCAAGTATAATGCAAAGCTTTATCCAGGACCGTGGTCAGAATATGGCACTTTCTAGTGGCCAGGCTGGGAACATGTTACCAGGACAAGCCTCTCAGTTTGTAGGGCATCCTCAGCAGTCACAACGTACGGCCAACCCAGAAATCCTCCAGAGGTTGCAGAATCCGCCCCATTACAATGCCGGTGCAGAGCAAAGGAAGTTTATGGCAAACTCGTATGGCCAGTCGCCTCAGCAGGGTCATAATATGCAGCAGGGCAACAACCAGATGTTGATTCCTAGACGCCCTCCACCTCGTTATGACGAGACACCGCACCGCAACTCGATGCCATTCCAAGGTACTGTCAACCAAGGAATGCCTCAACAGCTCGGTCAACAAGGAGGTATGATGACACACATGGGAGGACAACCAAATGTTCGCTCAATCACTCCTGGTACGAGTTTGCAAGGTCACCCGAACAACGGCATGGCAGCTGGTGGAGCTAACCTTGCTCCACACTCAAGTATGATGCAGGGCATGGCTCAGCAGCAGCCACAGCAACGGGGGTTGATGAGTCGTCTGACCCCACAGCTTCGACGGCAGCAGATGATGCAGCAGAATATGCGTACCATGCAGCAATCTGCAGCTATGGGTAACCAGATGAACATGGGCACTGTTCCTCCTAGTGCTGTTAACATGGGTCAGGCAGGTGTGGCACAGTACCATCAAAGACACCTGCCTGGCCAGTGGCCAGCGAATCAGCTTTTGCAGCAACGTATGCAACAACAGACCAGCAACTTCCAAGGTAACAACATGATGCAGCAGTCATACTCAACGCAATCGCGCTTCCCTCAACGAAACGTCATGGACTCTGGATCCAACATGAGAACTTTCCAGAATATCACCTCTCAAGGAGGTATAAGCAATGCTACCAATACAAACCCTTCCATAATGGCTCAGCAACAATTTGTCGGTCAGCCACAACAGTCCCAGCAACAGCAAGCTCAGCAACCAACACAACAGCAACAGCAGCAACCGCAACAACAGCCTGTTCAAGGTAACCCCATCGCAGCCATGCAGAATGGTTCCTCCGTTAGTGCAACAAACCAGACATTTGGCAATAATGCCCAGCAAATGCAAATGGCTATGATACCAGAGAGCAACAACCAACAGCcgcaacaacagcaacaacaacaatccGGCAGCACCGAAATGTTGGAATTGCTTGACAACATCATTAAAAATGATGGAACTCCAAGAACAAATAGTCATGTGTGA